From the Kribbella sp. CA-293567 genome, the window CCAGGCACCAGCATCTGCCGAGCCCACGCCTGGCCTAGCAAGCACTCCCGCCGCAGCGAAGACGTCCACCGACTCAGCTAACCCAGCTGCGAAGGCGCCTGCCGCCTCGGGTGCTGCGAACGCTCCCGCCGAGCCCGCAGCGGCACCGCCCGCCGAAGAGAAGAAGAAGCCGGCCAAGCGAGGCTCCAAGCGCGCCAGCGTGCCGAGCTGGGACGAGATCATGTTCGGGAAGAAAGCCGACTAACTGCGGAGCGCCAGCACACACCAAGTCGGCTGAAGCCGACCGCGGCCTGCCTGCGAAGGCTCAGGGCAGAAGCTCCGAGAGAGCTTGGTGTGTGGTGGCGAACCGGCGCTACTCCTCGGTTGGCCGGGCGGTGCTGTGCGCCCCGTGGACACCTGTCTCAGAGTGCGGGCGTTGTTTGGCAGCAGCGGGACCGACCTGCCATGATCTTCCGCATGCGGATCACCCTCTGTTGTCGCTGTTGTTGTCGCTGACGCGCGCCGTCTGAGGCGCGCGAGGCCCTGTCCATTCCCAGGCCCGCCCGCCGACACCAGCCCTACAGGATTCCCGCAGATGAAGCTTTCCGCTTTGGTCGACCTCCTCGCGTCCCGAGGTCTCCGCCTGCTCCCCGGCTCCCACCCCGTTCCGGTCGAGCTGTACGTCGAACTGCCCGACGCGAGCCTCGCGCGCTTCACCGCCCGCGGCAGGACGCTGCGGTTGCGGCACTACTCCCCCGACGCGCTCACGTCGGTCGTGATCGCCGCCGAGTGCGGCTGCGGCGACCATCACCCGCAGACCGGCCCCGACCGCGTCACCCTCAGCGCCTTCGCGACCCCGTTGTCCGAGCACGTCCTGGACGGCGAACTGCTGTTCGGCTGGACCGCCCACGAGGCCGGCTCGCTGCGCCTCGCGGACGCGGTTCCGCACTTCTTCACCCTGCTTCCCCTGCTGGCGGCCGAGCGCACCCTAGCCGTCGTCGCCTGAGCCTTCGCCGGTCAGCGGGGTCGAAGGGCTCGACGTCGCCACGTAAGCGAGACCGTCGTACTCCTTGGCCAGCAAGGTGGGCGCGAAGTGCAGCTTGTACGTCCAGCGCTGGACATAGGCCCCGAAGCTGCGGAACATCTGCGGTTCGGCCAGCCAGCGCCGGACCGCCTCCGGTGCCTCGCCGGCGCCGCGCAGATCCAGGAAGTGATCGCCCGGCGTCGCCGCGGCGAGCTGCCCCTCCAGCGCGTTGAAGCCGCCGCGATCGATGCTGTTGGCAACAATCGGGCCGTCCATCGGACCCGGCCACGGACCGGGGCGCAGCCGCCGGGCACGGAACGCGCCGGACCCGAACAACAGCGCCACCGCGTAGTACTCCGCTCCGAACCGCTCCCGCAGGTGCTGACCCATCGGACGCAGCTCCGGCGACTGCCGGCCGGCCGCGAGATGACCGTTGTGGGCCCAGACCGCGATCCGCCGCGACGGGTCTTCGTCGGCCAGCCACACGATCGCGTCGGCCAGGTAGGCATCCCGTACGGCGAACACCGTCTCCGCAGGATCCTTGTGCTCCTTGGGCCGGCTGACCAGGTCGCCGACTCGTTCCAGGATCCGCGCGTGCCGCACGACCTCCGCCGAAGCGCCCTTGGCCTCCAGGAACGGGATCAACTGCTGTGCCTCCTTGACCACCAGCCGCTCAGGATCAGGCGCCGACCCCGGTGGCGCCGCCGCCAGCGAGCCGAAGCCCTCCTCGAACGCCGCCAGCCGGTCAGGCACCGACTCGGCCAGGAACCTCCGTACCGCGGCCACCGATGCCGAACAACGCTGCGGATCGATCCCCACGAAGCCGATCTGCTCAACCGCAGGACGGCCCGAGTTGTAGGAGCGCATCCACTCGACCAGCGCGACGACCTCCTCGGTGCGCCAGGTCCAGAAGCCCAGCCCGTCCACCACTGTCGCCGCGTCACCGGCGCCGCCGCGCACGTAGGCGTCGACCGCCGGAGTGGCCGATTCGCTCGCCTCCATCGCCAGCACCGAGTAGCCCAACTCGGTCACCAGATACTCGAAGAGCCGGTGCTTGAGCTGAAAGAACTCACGTGTCCCGTGCGTGGCTTCCCCGAGCCCGACCACTCGTACGCCGGCCAGGGCCTTGCCCAGCGGAGCGAGATCCTCGGTGGAGTGCCCCGCGACCAGACTCGCCAACGGGTGCGCCGTACCGGACAACCACTGCTGGATCTCGGCCGAGCTTTCGTTCGTCACCGGAAAAGCCTATCCAGCCGGGCCGGTGACTCGGCTCTTGAATAAGTAACACGCATGGTTTAACTTACACGCACCCTGCTCCTGGGCCCGCCACCTGGAGGTTCCTGTCATGTCCTCACGACGCCTGCTAGCGGGATTACTGCCCGCTCTTCTGCTCGGAGGCGTGCTCGCCGCGCCTCCGGCACACGCGGCATCGATGTACCCGAGCGGCGTCGGCGCCGATCTCGGCGCCACCCCGACCACGCTCGGCGTGAAGCCTTCCGCCGGCGCGGACCCGGCCGGTCTGCGGACCGGCACGGAGCAGGGCCGCACGTTCTGGCGTACCGACCAGGCGGCGAACACCAGCTACTTCACCTTCGACGTCGACGGTGACTACGTCGACGAGCTGAACACCGACGACGTGGTGGTCACCGTGACCTACCTCGACAGCGGCACCGGCACGCTCGAGCTTCAGTACGACGCGGCCGCGAACCCGGCGGCGCGGGCGGACGACGTACAGCTCAAGAACACCGGCCGCTGGCAGACCGGCACCTTCACCCTGAACGACATCGCCTTCGACGACCGGCTCGGGGGCGGCGACCTGCGGCTGCAGGGCAGCGAGGACATCACCGTCGCCGGGCTGCGGATCAGTACGGCGGGAGCCGCGGTCGAGTTCGGCGCCTCCCCCGCGCAGAACGGCATCTCGGTCCGGGCCGGTGATCGCCCGGAGAATCTGGTCACCGGCGTCCAGGACGGGCGGGGCTACTGGCAGACCGACCGCACCGCGCCGGCGCCCGGCACGAACTTCTTCTACGCGAACGTGTCGGACACCTACCTCTACGACAACCGCAACCTCGTGCTGGTCAGCATCGACTACTTCGACCAGGGCAACGGGCAGTTCGGGCTGCACTACGACTCCCCCGGAGCGACGATCCCGGAGATGTTCAAGAACTCCGAGGTGATCAGCTACGGCGACACCAGGACCTGGAAGACCCACACCTTCGCCCTCGGCGACGCGGTGCTGACGAACCGGTCCAACGGCGCGGACTTCCGGATCCACAACGGTGACGGCGCGGTGGACCTCAAGGTGGCCGCGGTCCGCGTCGCGAAGGTCGCGACCGTGCTCGACGTGACCGAGGGCCTGGGTGATCTGATCGACCAGGCCGCCCGCGTGCAGCGCGCCGCGCGGGAGGGAACGCGCGACGGTCAGTTCCCGGCCGGCAGCCGGGCGACTTTCCTGCAGGCGATCAACGATGCCCACGCCGTCGCGGCGACGCCGGGTGTCACCGACGTCCAGGTCAAGGCCGCGCTGCAGACGCTGCAGGCCGAGCTGGATGCCTTCGGCGCCCTGGTGATCGACACGAACTTCGCCGCCACCGGTACGGCGACCGCCAGCAGCGGCACTGCTCCCGGCAACGCGAACGACGGCAACCACCAGACGACCTGGACGAGCGGCGCCGGTGATGCCTGGCTGCAGGTGGACCTCAAGACGAAGCGTGCCGTGAACGACGTGCGGGTCGAGTGGGCGCAGACCTCCTCGCCCGACTACACCGTCCAGGTGTCGGACGACGGCAGCACCTTCACCACCGTCGGCCGCACTGGTTCCCCTGGTGCGAACCAGTTCAGCAAGACCCGCTTCGCCACCACCGAGGCGCGTTTCGTCCGCGTCGCGATGACCGGTGCGGACAACTTCACCGTGAAGGAGCTCGAGCTCCGCGAGTCACCCGTCGTCTCCCCGAAGCCGAAGCTCGTCGACACCGACAACCGGACCGAGGACACGGTGGTCGCCGACTTCGACGCGACCGAGTTCGGCGCCGACCGTACCGGCCGCGTGGACTCGACCAAGGCGATCCAGAGCGCGATCTACGCCTGCCAGGACGCGGGCGGCGGCACGGTCTGGCTGCCGGCCGGCAAGTACCGCGTCACCGACACCGTCGAGGTGCACGCGTTCTGCACCCTGCGCGGTGACCGGCGCGACCCGGACAAGCCCGGCAACCACCACGGCGACTACGGCACCACCGTCGTCGCGGACCTTGCCTCGGGCAACGACGGGCCCTCACTGTTCCGGATCGGCGGCTCGGCCGGCGTGATCGGCGTGACCACCTGGTACCCGCGGCAGAACGCGACCACTCCGGTGCCGTACAACTACACCTTCGAGATCCCCGGCGGTGCCTGGATCGGCAACGAGAACTACATGATGTCGACCGTCTCCGACGTCACCATGCTCAACTCCTACCGCGGGATCGGGATCAGCACCTTTCCCAACGACAAGGGCAACGCGCCCAGCTCCGGCCAGGTGCACGAGTCGTCGACCATCCGCAACGTCCGGGGTACCGCTCTCTTCGAGGGCGCCCGCGCCTACAACGGCGCCGACGTCGGCACCTGGGAGAACGTCACCTTCAGCAACGCCTACTGGGCCGCCGCCCGCTCCTTCGACCCGCCTGCGCGCGCCACGCTCGACGCCTGGACCCGGGCCAACGGCACCGGGCTGGTCCTCGGCGACCTCGAGTGGGACCAGTTCCACAAGATCACGCTCTCCGACTACAAGATCGGCATCCACGTCGTCGCGGGTCAGCGGGCTCAGTTCACCGGCAGCTTCCTGCAGCCCGACGTACGGCGTACCGGGACCGCGCTCAAGGTCGACGTGATGGACGACCGCTGGGGGCTCACTCTGGCCGGCGGGCATATCGAGGGCGACCAGGCGATTCAGAACGATTCGCGCGGCTACGTGAAGGTCACCGGTACGGCGGTCAACGGGACGGTCGCGGGCATCGTGCATCGGATGGCCGGCACCGCTCCGACGTACACGGCCCGGCCGTTGCCCAGCCCGGCCGAAGACGCCCTGTACGTCGTGAACGCGCCGCACGGAGTCGGCTACCTCCCGGCCGCGGATGCAACCAGCGCGGTACAGAAGGCTCTCGACACGGCCGGCCGCGCCGGGGGCGGCATCGTGTATCTGCCGGCCGGCTGGTACCGGATCAGCACCCACCTCAGGGTCCCGGCGAAGGTGGAACTGCGCGGCGCCTCCGCCGTCCCGAACAGGGATCAGGGCGGGGCCAGCGGCGGCACTGTCCTGCATGCCTTCGAAGGGCGCAACACGGCCGCTCCGGACACCGCGACCGCTCTGATCACGCTGGACGGCAAGAAGTCGGGCCTGCGTGGACTGCGGGTGTTCTACCCCGAGCAGAACCCGGGCAAGGCCGAAGGAATCGTCGCCTACCCGTACGCCGTACGTGGCAACGGCGCTGCCACGTACGTGGTGAACTCGGGCTTCCCGAACGCGTGGAACGGGATCGACTTCACCACCCACCGCAACGACGGCTTCGTCGTCCGCAAGGTGGCCGGTGCGTTCTTCGACCACGCGATCGCCGTCGGGCGCAGTACCGGCGGGCGGATCGAGGGGGTCCTGTCCAACGGCAACGCGGTCACCCGGATCGGCTATCAGGAGCCGAACTGGATGAACGAGGGCAGCATCTTCGAGCTGGTGATCGACAAGTACATGCGCAAAGCGGCCAAGATCGTCACCGTCGACGGCGCGACCGGGCTGACGCTGTTCAACGTGTTCGCCTACGGCTTCCACGACGGACTGGTCGTCAACGACGGTCAGGTCGACGCGTTCAACCTCGGCACCGACAACCTCGGCGAGGGCGGCTTCACCGTCAAGGTGGTCAAGGGTGACGTGGAGGCGACCAACCTGGCCCGCTACAACGGCGCGACCAGCACCGGGCCGGTGAAACTGCACAACGTGATGGTGATCAACGTCGTCCAGCGGCGCGTCTCGGTCGCCACGACCGGCGACGGGACCGCGACGATCGCCGGCAACCAGTCCGAGCCGGGGACCTACGAGGTCGGCGCGCAGGTGACCGTAACGGCGGCGCCCGGATCGGATAGCGTTTTCCAGAACTGGACCGTGGACGGCGTGGTGGTCTCGACCGAGCCGTCGTACCGCTTCACGGTGGCCGCGGACCAGGTGCTGACGGCGAACTTCACGACGGGGTAACCACCGAAAGGGCGAGATGTCTGACTCGACGAACCACCACCAGGTCGCCATCGTGGGCTGCGGGATCATCGGCCGTACCCACGCCGACACCATCGCTGCCCGGCCGGACGCGACGGTGACCGCGCTGGTCGACGGCGATCCGGCGGCCGCGGCCGCACTGGCTGCGCGGCTGACGGAGGCCGGGCAGCCGGAGCCGGCAGTGTACGTCGACCTGGGGGCGGCCGTGTCGGGATCGGACATCTCGCTCGTCGCGATCTGCACGCCGAGCGGCACTCACGCCGCCCTCGCCGAGCAGGCGCTGAACGCGAAGTTGCACGTCGTGATCGAGAAGCCGCTCGATGTCGACCTGATCCGGGCCCGCCGCCTCGGCGCGGCGGCCACCCGGGCGGCCGGTCACGGCGTCGTGTCGTCGGTGATCAGCCAGCACCGGTTCGACCCGGGCAGCGCACAGGTCGCCGAGGCGATCAAGGCCGGCCGCTTCGGGCAGCTCACCTCGGCCGTCGCGACGGTCGCCTGGTGGCGCAGCGACGAGTACTACGCTTCCGCCGGCTGGCGTGGCACCTGGGCGCAGGACGGCGGTGGGGCGCTGATGAACCAGGGCGTCCACACCGTCGACCTGCTGCTGTGGTTCATGGGCCGGCCGGTCAGCATTCAGGCTCAGGCGCTCCGTGCTGCCCATCACGCGATCGAGGTGGAGGACACCGTCGTCGCGACTCTCACCTTCGAGAACGGCTCGGTCGCGACCCTGCACGCGACCACCGCGGCCTTCCCGGGCGGGCGTACCCGGGTGTCGGTGCACGGCACCCAGGGTGGCGCGGAGATCGAGGACGACGTACTCCGCCGCTTCAACGTCGACGGCTCCCCCGACGATCAGCCGGTCGAGACCGAGCGCCCGTCCGGCCACATCGCGCAGTACGCCGACATCTTCGACGCCATCGGCAACAACGAGCAGCCCGGCATCACCGTGCACGACGCCATCGACGCGCTGGCCACCGTCCGGGCGGTCTACATCGCCTCGACGCTGCAGCGTCCGGTGAAGTTCGCCGACGTGCTCGAAGGCCGCTACGACGACGTCGAGGTCAGCCGCGGGATCCGCCTGCCGCCGGTCTGACCAAGCCTGTCCGGTCCAGGCGGTCCCGCTCAGGCCACCCGGTTCAGGCGGGTGCGCCGGGGTTGCGGTTGTTGAGGATCCGCTGGAACAGGTGGCAGTCCTGCCAGACCCCGGCAATGTGCAGGTATGTCGGCGCGGTACCGATCTGCCGGAAGCCGGCCTTGGTCAGGACCCGCTGGGAGGCGAGGTTGTCGGTGAGGGTGCTGGCCTCGATGCGGTGCAGGAGGAGCTCGCGGTCGGCCAGTTCGGCGACCGCCTGCACCGCGGTGGTGGCCAGGCCCTTGCCGAGTTGGTCGGAGGCGATCCAGTACCCGAGGCTCGCGCTGCGGAAGGGTCCGGGAACGAGGTCGCTGAGCGTGATCGCGCCGACCACCCGGTCCCCCAGGAACAGGAACCACGGGACGACTTCGCGCCGCTCGAAGCGCGCCAACTGGGCTTCGAGCCGGTCCTGTTGACCGGCCGTGGTGAACCAGCGCTCGGACCGCACCGGCTCCCACGGTCGCAGGTGCTCGCGGTCGCGGACCTGTGCTTCGGCGAACGCGGCGGCGTCGTTCAGCGTCGCCACCCGTAGCGAGATCTCGTCGGTCAGCGGTCGGTCGAGGGTCACTTCGGCAGCCTACGAGCCTGACTCGATCCGCCCACCCGGGGGGTGAAGGCGTCGTGGAAGATCGTCGACGCCGCACCGACCGCGGCCGCGTCGGTCTGCAGCATCGACTCCTCCACCGCGACCGTCCGGGTGCCTTTGGCGATCGGGTGCGAATTCACCGCCCGGCCGATTTCGGAAAGGAACACCGGCGCGATTTCGGGGTCGAACGCCGGACCGCCGAGCACGATCAAATCGATATCCAGCAGATCGACCAGTCCGACCGCACCCTGGGCAATCACCGATGCCACTTGAGTGACCGCCTTTGCGGCCGCGGCATCACCACTCGCGGAGGCTTTGCAGACCGCTTTGTAGCGTTTTGCCTCATCGGTCGCGCCGGGGTCGGTCTCGACATATCCGAAGCCCGCGGCGATGACCGGCAGCGACGCGGTCGGATTGCATTCGGCCATCATCTTCGGACCGGTCTTCTCGTCCCACTGGCCCATCTTCAGCGCGCACAACTGACCGAACTCACCGGCGTTCGCGGTCAGCCCGCGATAGATCGAACCGTTCAGGATCAGCCCGCTTCCCACCCCGGTGCCGAGATAGAGGTAGGCGAAGTCCCGCGCCCGCGCGGACCGCCCGATCCAGCGCTCGCCGATGGCTGCCGCGGTGCCGTCCTTCTCGACCAGCACCGGATGGTTCAGCTTGCCCTGCAGCAGATGCCGCAGCTCGAGTCCGCGCCAGGCCGGCTGCAGTGGCAGATCGAGCAAGGTGCCGTCGGCATTGATCGGCCCGGGCACCGCGACGCCCACTCCGAGCATCGAGTCCGGGTCGACCTGGCTGATGCTCAGCGCCGCGGTCACCGTGGCCGCGGCCAGGTCCACCAGCCGGACGGCGTCCAGATCGGCCGGCAGGTCGACGGTCTCCCGGCGCACGATCGCGCCGTCCAGATCGACGACCGCGACGGTCAGCAGTTCGGGGTCGATGTGGATACCGACGGCATGGGCCGCGTTGGAGCGCAACCGCACCGGAGTACGGGGTTTGCCGAGGCGTTCGGCGCGTTCCTGCTTCTCCTCGACCAGCAGTCCCTGCTGCAGCAGCACCCGCAGGATCCGCGACACCGACTGCTGGGTCAGCCCGGTCCGCCGGGAGATCTCGGTCCGGCTGACGATGCCTGCCAGCCGGATCGTCTCGATGATCACGGCCTCGTTGAAGGAGCCCAGGTCGTACTGGTTCGCGCCGGAACGCGTCGGCTCGTCGAGCACTGCCGAGTCACTGTCAGGCGTGACCACGGCCCACCTCCTCATCCATAACTTTCCCCGCTCACGAAAAGGCGCCCGGAACTAGCCGAGATCGTACCCCGCAGCCCGCGCGAGGCCGCTGAGGTATTCGAGATTGGCCCTCGTCCTTTCCGTCAGTGGTTGTGCGGTGGAGAAATCCTCCACCGTCACCCAGCCGGTATAACCGGCACCGGCCAGTGCTTTGAAGAATTCCGGCAGATGAGCCCGGCCCTCGCGTAACGGCACCCATTTCGGCGCCCATCGCAACGTCCCGTCGTTTTCCACTCCGGCGAGATGGAACGCGACGTTCTTGAGGTGCACGTGCGCCAGGTACTCACCGAGCAGGTCGAGCGCGTGGGCCGGCTCCTCCCAGCCCGCGATGACCGTGTTGCCGAGATCGTGCAGCACTCCGACGTGGCGCGGGTCGAGGCCCTCCACCAACCGCCGGGCCGCGGACGCGCTCGGGGTGAGGCTCTCGTGATGCAGCTCCAGCAACGCCCGTACGCCGTACCGGCGAGCGCGGTCCTCGAGCCACTCCCAGTCACCCCGGTACGCCGCGAACGCCTCCCGATAGCTCTGTCCCTTCTCGACGTGCACCCCGCGAAAGCGAACCTGACCGACGCCGAGCACAGCGGCCGCCGACAGCATCCGTTCCGCGTCCTCGCGTTGCCGCGGCGTCACGGAGGCGCCGAG encodes:
- a CDS encoding Gfo/Idh/MocA family protein translates to MSDSTNHHQVAIVGCGIIGRTHADTIAARPDATVTALVDGDPAAAAALAARLTEAGQPEPAVYVDLGAAVSGSDISLVAICTPSGTHAALAEQALNAKLHVVIEKPLDVDLIRARRLGAAATRAAGHGVVSSVISQHRFDPGSAQVAEAIKAGRFGQLTSAVATVAWWRSDEYYASAGWRGTWAQDGGGALMNQGVHTVDLLLWFMGRPVSIQAQALRAAHHAIEVEDTVVATLTFENGSVATLHATTAAFPGGRTRVSVHGTQGGAEIEDDVLRRFNVDGSPDDQPVETERPSGHIAQYADIFDAIGNNEQPGITVHDAIDALATVRAVYIASTLQRPVKFADVLEGRYDDVEVSRGIRLPPV
- a CDS encoding ROK family transcriptional regulator, whose translation is MVTPDSDSAVLDEPTRSGANQYDLGSFNEAVIIETIRLAGIVSRTEISRRTGLTQQSVSRILRVLLQQGLLVEEKQERAERLGKPRTPVRLRSNAAHAVGIHIDPELLTVAVVDLDGAIVRRETVDLPADLDAVRLVDLAAATVTAALSISQVDPDSMLGVGVAVPGPINADGTLLDLPLQPAWRGLELRHLLQGKLNHPVLVEKDGTAAAIGERWIGRSARARDFAYLYLGTGVGSGLILNGSIYRGLTANAGEFGQLCALKMGQWDEKTGPKMMAECNPTASLPVIAAGFGYVETDPGATDEAKRYKAVCKASASGDAAAAKAVTQVASVIAQGAVGLVDLLDIDLIVLGGPAFDPEIAPVFLSEIGRAVNSHPIAKGTRTVAVEESMLQTDAAAVGAASTIFHDAFTPRVGGSSQARRLPK
- a CDS encoding glycosyl hydrolase family 28-related protein; the encoded protein is MSSRRLLAGLLPALLLGGVLAAPPAHAASMYPSGVGADLGATPTTLGVKPSAGADPAGLRTGTEQGRTFWRTDQAANTSYFTFDVDGDYVDELNTDDVVVTVTYLDSGTGTLELQYDAAANPAARADDVQLKNTGRWQTGTFTLNDIAFDDRLGGGDLRLQGSEDITVAGLRISTAGAAVEFGASPAQNGISVRAGDRPENLVTGVQDGRGYWQTDRTAPAPGTNFFYANVSDTYLYDNRNLVLVSIDYFDQGNGQFGLHYDSPGATIPEMFKNSEVISYGDTRTWKTHTFALGDAVLTNRSNGADFRIHNGDGAVDLKVAAVRVAKVATVLDVTEGLGDLIDQAARVQRAAREGTRDGQFPAGSRATFLQAINDAHAVAATPGVTDVQVKAALQTLQAELDAFGALVIDTNFAATGTATASSGTAPGNANDGNHQTTWTSGAGDAWLQVDLKTKRAVNDVRVEWAQTSSPDYTVQVSDDGSTFTTVGRTGSPGANQFSKTRFATTEARFVRVAMTGADNFTVKELELRESPVVSPKPKLVDTDNRTEDTVVADFDATEFGADRTGRVDSTKAIQSAIYACQDAGGGTVWLPAGKYRVTDTVEVHAFCTLRGDRRDPDKPGNHHGDYGTTVVADLASGNDGPSLFRIGGSAGVIGVTTWYPRQNATTPVPYNYTFEIPGGAWIGNENYMMSTVSDVTMLNSYRGIGISTFPNDKGNAPSSGQVHESSTIRNVRGTALFEGARAYNGADVGTWENVTFSNAYWAAARSFDPPARATLDAWTRANGTGLVLGDLEWDQFHKITLSDYKIGIHVVAGQRAQFTGSFLQPDVRRTGTALKVDVMDDRWGLTLAGGHIEGDQAIQNDSRGYVKVTGTAVNGTVAGIVHRMAGTAPTYTARPLPSPAEDALYVVNAPHGVGYLPAADATSAVQKALDTAGRAGGGIVYLPAGWYRISTHLRVPAKVELRGASAVPNRDQGGASGGTVLHAFEGRNTAAPDTATALITLDGKKSGLRGLRVFYPEQNPGKAEGIVAYPYAVRGNGAATYVVNSGFPNAWNGIDFTTHRNDGFVVRKVAGAFFDHAIAVGRSTGGRIEGVLSNGNAVTRIGYQEPNWMNEGSIFELVIDKYMRKAAKIVTVDGATGLTLFNVFAYGFHDGLVVNDGQVDAFNLGTDNLGEGGFTVKVVKGDVEATNLARYNGATSTGPVKLHNVMVINVVQRRVSVATTGDGTATIAGNQSEPGTYEVGAQVTVTAAPGSDSVFQNWTVDGVVVSTEPSYRFTVAADQVLTANFTTG
- a CDS encoding erythromycin esterase family protein, giving the protein MTNESSAEIQQWLSGTAHPLASLVAGHSTEDLAPLGKALAGVRVVGLGEATHGTREFFQLKHRLFEYLVTELGYSVLAMEASESATPAVDAYVRGGAGDAATVVDGLGFWTWRTEEVVALVEWMRSYNSGRPAVEQIGFVGIDPQRCSASVAAVRRFLAESVPDRLAAFEEGFGSLAAAPPGSAPDPERLVVKEAQQLIPFLEAKGASAEVVRHARILERVGDLVSRPKEHKDPAETVFAVRDAYLADAIVWLADEDPSRRIAVWAHNGHLAAGRQSPELRPMGQHLRERFGAEYYAVALLFGSGAFRARRLRPGPWPGPMDGPIVANSIDRGGFNALEGQLAAATPGDHFLDLRGAGEAPEAVRRWLAEPQMFRSFGAYVQRWTYKLHFAPTLLAKEYDGLAYVATSSPSTPLTGEGSGDDG
- a CDS encoding sugar phosphate isomerase/epimerase family protein, which codes for MKFAVFTGSTPDWTPAEAVKTLASQGWHGVEWRITDPVEAARPTFSAGNRATWPLTGLESRLDEISALTLDTGLEMPALGASVTPRQREDAERMLSAAAVLGVGQVRFRGVHVEKGQSYREAFAAYRGDWEWLEDRARRYGVRALLELHHESLTPSASAARRLVEGLDPRHVGVLHDLGNTVIAGWEEPAHALDLLGEYLAHVHLKNVAFHLAGVENDGTLRWAPKWVPLREGRAHLPEFFKALAGAGYTGWVTVEDFSTAQPLTERTRANLEYLSGLARAAGYDLG
- a CDS encoding GNAT family N-acetyltransferase codes for the protein MTLDRPLTDEISLRVATLNDAAAFAEAQVRDREHLRPWEPVRSERWFTTAGQQDRLEAQLARFERREVVPWFLFLGDRVVGAITLSDLVPGPFRSASLGYWIASDQLGKGLATTAVQAVAELADRELLLHRIEASTLTDNLASQRVLTKAGFRQIGTAPTYLHIAGVWQDCHLFQRILNNRNPGAPA